A single window of Providencia alcalifaciens DNA harbors:
- the tusB gene encoding sulfurtransferase complex subunit TusB translates to MLYTLATSPFKCDFSALLRLITNEDAILLFQDGVIAAVSQSKYLAELQNSGAKIYALNADIHARGLQDQVADSVSIISYQGFVKLTEAHKQHFAL, encoded by the coding sequence ATGCTATACACCCTAGCCACCTCTCCATTTAAATGTGATTTTTCCGCGCTACTGCGTTTAATCACCAATGAAGACGCTATATTGCTTTTCCAAGATGGTGTGATTGCCGCTGTTTCACAATCCAAATATCTTGCGGAATTACAAAATAGCGGCGCAAAAATCTATGCCTTAAATGCAGATATTCACGCCCGAGGGCTACAAGATCAAGTAGCTGATAGCGTTTCTATCATCTCATATCAAGGTTTTGTAAAGCTAACTGAAGCTCATAAGCAACATTTTGCCTTATAA